The Streptomyces sp. NBC_00286 nucleotide sequence CAGATCTGGCGTTACGACCCTGCCGCCCGCCAACTCACCTTGGTGATCGTCTTCGGCCCCGACACCGACGTACAACTCCCTGGCGAGTCCCCCGACAACATCGCCCTCGCCCCCTCCGGCGGCCTGATGGTCTGCGAGGACGGCGAAGGCGCCCAGCACGTGTACGGCGTGACGCGGCGCGGAGAGGTGTACGCGATGGCCCGCAACCGCCAGAACGTGGGTACGCCCGAGGAGCCGGAGTGGGGCGAGTTCGCGGGCGTCACCTTCTCGCCGGACGGCAAGACGATGTATGTGAACTGCTACGCGCCGGGAACGACGTTCGCGGTGACGGGTCCCTGGCGTAGGTAGCCCCGCCCCGCCATGCGGTGCCGAGCGCGGGCAGTCGGCGGCTTGAACCTGTCGATTCATCACCCCTGCTGCTGAAAGCGATCGAATCCTCGTGTTGGACGGCGAAAACGTCGAGGTGGAGGCTGGGCCGTACCGAATGAACCCCCAGGAGCCCCAGGAGGAACCTCCATGCAGACACGCAACCTCGGCGAGGTACAGGTCGGCGCGATCGGTCTGGGCGCCATGCCGATGTCCATCGAGGGGCGCCCCGACGAGCGGCGTTCCGTCGCGACGATCCACGCCGCGCTGGAGGCGGGCGTGACCTTGATCGACACGGCGGACGCCTATCACCGGGACGCGAACGAGGTCGGTCACAACGAGTCCTTGATCGCCCGGGCGGTCGCCGAGTACGGCGGCGACACGTCTGACGTACTGATCGCGACGAAGGGCGGTCACCTGCGTCCGGGCGACGGCTCGTGGACACTGAACGGCTCGCCGGAGTACCTGAAGAAGGCCTGCGACGCGTCGCTGGAGCGGCTCGGTGTCGAGGCCATCGGCCTCTACCAGTTCCACCGGCCCGACCCGAGGGTCCCGTACGCGGAGTCGGTCGGGGCGATTCGCGATCTGCTGGACGCGGGCAAGATCCGCTTCGCGGGCATCTCGAACGCCGACCCCGACCAGATCCGGTTGGCCAACGAGATCCTCGGTGGCCGGCTGGTGAGCGTACAGAACCAGTTCTCGCCCGCTTTCCGCTCCAGCGAGCGGGAGTTGGAACTGTGCGCGGAACTCGGCATCGCGTTCCTGCCGTGGAGCCCGCTGGGCGGCATCGCCCAGGCCGGCGAGCTGGGCTCGCGGTTCGCCGCGTTCGCGGACGTGGCGCAGGCGCACGGGGTGAGCCCGCAGCAGGTGTGCCTGGCGTGGATGCTCGCGAAGGCGCCGGTGGTGATCCCGATTCCGGGCTCCTCCCGGCCGGAGACGATCCGCGACTCGGTCGCCGCGGCCGAGCTGACGCTGTCGGCCGAGGAGCTGTCCCGCCTGGACGCGGTTGCCTCCGGCGGTTGAGCGGTTGGGTTCGTTGTCGACTGACGGTTCGTCGTGGCTGGTCGCGCGAACACTGAGCGCCCCCAACTACGTGAGCAAGGCGCATAGTTGGGGGCCTCTTGCTTGTGTGGAGTAATTGTCAAGAGCTGTGGATCGGCTGACTGGTGATCAGGCTGCGTCGGTCTCGGGTCGCTCGAACAGGGGGCCGTTCGCGAATCGCCCGACAAGCGTCGAATTGCCCGAGCCGCTGGTGCTGTCGTTTTCTATGAGCACGAGGGCTTGGCCTGGGTGAGCTCACAGATCCGGCGATGCCGTGCGTCCATGCGGCGGCC carries:
- a CDS encoding aldo/keto reductase; this translates as MQTRNLGEVQVGAIGLGAMPMSIEGRPDERRSVATIHAALEAGVTLIDTADAYHRDANEVGHNESLIARAVAEYGGDTSDVLIATKGGHLRPGDGSWTLNGSPEYLKKACDASLERLGVEAIGLYQFHRPDPRVPYAESVGAIRDLLDAGKIRFAGISNADPDQIRLANEILGGRLVSVQNQFSPAFRSSERELELCAELGIAFLPWSPLGGIAQAGELGSRFAAFADVAQAHGVSPQQVCLAWMLAKAPVVIPIPGSSRPETIRDSVAAAELTLSAEELSRLDAVASGG